The nucleotide sequence AGGTTGAGAAGGTTGAATAAAATATTGATTTAGCTGGTTGCTATGGTGTTTTAATAGGGTGAGCAAGGCCGCCAAAAATGTGAAAGCTTTGAATAATTCAGGAAGCGCGGCTTCAGCCGTGCAAAGTTTGTTCCGAGACCCAGTATTATCAAGCTTGCGGGACTAAAGTAATGTATCCTACATATTTACCAGCCTCCGGCTGGTGCTACCCACTTCCTGAAACGGAGAAAAAGACATTATTCAAAGCTCTCAATGTGGTAATCTATGTGCTAACAATTTATGCGTTTTTGCTTCACGATGTATAAATTAGTTAACCCTGAAAAAGGTATATTTTCTTAAAATTTGCCAATATTTTTGTTTATTAAATGTAAACTATACATATATTTTGGCATACTTTTTATCCAGAAACACTTCGTTTGCAAAATTTGCTAATTTTTTTGCAATATTATCCATAAATTTTTTGAGAAAAAATAAAAGAAAGGCCAGTATCAGCCTTAAATTATGTCCACTTGCTGCCAAAATCGCATTAGCTTTATCTCCCTCTTTGCCTTTCAGATAATTTCTGTCCATCCGGTTATCTCGCTTAGTATGACCTATCGTCGCCTCAACACAACTTCGTCTTTTCAATAACCTCTTAAAATTAACTTTGAATTTCTTCATACTGCGTGGAACTACATGGACTTTTGCATCCCCTCTATAATTGTGCTTCCTGTAACCCAAATCTACCAATATCGTATCTATTGTACCGTTACTACCCAAAAGGGTTTTTGCTTCACATAAATTCTCTTCTAATGTATGACCGTCATAAGGATTGCCGTGAAATGATTTGCAACTCAGTATAAAATTCTTCTTCAATGTACCAACAAAACCTACTTTGTTACCAAACTCATACCTCTTATGGCTCTTGCCCTTGCTAATGCACTCAACCTCTGGACTGTGAAGACTGTAAAGTTTGTTCTTGCTCTTTTTACTCCGATTCCACAAACTCTCGTAAAATAACTTTAGCTGTTGAAACTCATCCGAATTCCTCAATTCCTCAGGTAAAACCCTTTCTATAGAACGATATAATTTGCCCATCTTTGTCTTCATCTTTTTTACTGCCTTACCCGCTCTCTTGTACTGTTTCGCATGAACATAGCCACTATATTTCATCAATAGCTTCTTGCCGGAATATTCATGTGTCTCCTTTAACCTTATCTCATGCTTCTTTGAAAATTTCACAAGATATTTGATCATTGTATAAAAAAGTTTTATGTCCGTTGGAAACGTTATGTTCTTTTCCTGCACCGTCGTATCTGCAGCTACTTTCTTTACGTCATTCTTATTAAGATAACCACTACGAAAAGCAGTGTTAATTGTCTCCTCTAAAAACTTCAACAAATCTTCTTCTTTTAAACGATTCCGAAATCTTGTCATGCTGGTTGGATTTATCGGCACCTTTGTCTGGAATACCTTTTCTCCAGTGAAGTACTGCCAGTAAGGGTTTTCTTTCCAGCCATGCACCACGTCTTCATCACTCAAATTGTACGTGTATTTCAAATAATGAAACCCAACCATCATACGCATTGGAATTCCTGGGCGACCATCGTTACGGTGATAAAGACTGCCAAATTCTTTCTCAAAATATTCCCAGTCTATTTTATCTGCTAATTGTATTAATGGATGTTTCATATCTATAATGTTAACAAGCAGTGGTTCTAAAAGCTCTTGTGTCGTCGAATCTTGCTTCTTAGGACGCATATAATCCCCCGGGTTTTTTGCTTATTCCTTTACTTTTCTGTGGGATTACTTTAGCATATTTCCTTGGTTAACTCAAGTATTATCAAATAGTTATCTAGTTTCTCAGGGCTAACTAAATTAATCGGGGTATAAAACTGTGTGCTCGGCTGACGCCTCAACTAGCTAAAACTTAGCACTTAATACTTAGCACTTAGCACTTAGCACTAACATTGCCTCCAATTACCTTTTCTTTCATATAATTCCATGCAATTTAAGAAGTGATTCATTATCTATTTTTTTGCCTGAGAATTTCTCATAAACATCCTCAAAATTAGCTGAGCCGCCCAGAGATAAAACCTCGTCTAAGAATTTTTGAGCAAAACCATTGTCAAATATATTATTATTTACAAAATCATAAAATGCGTTTGCACTCAGTCTTTCCGCCCATTTGTAGCTGTAATATCCAGCTGCGTATCCGCCTGCAAAAATGTGGGCAAACTGATTCTGAAATTTTGTATATTCAGGCGGCTTTATTACGGCAACTCTGTCTCTGACTTCATCCAGAGTTTTTTCCACTCCTTCCGCTGACATCTTACGCATGTGAATGTACATATCAAAAAGGCCGAATTCCAACTGTCTGACAAAACCCATACCGGAATGAAAATTTTTATTATCCACAATTTTGCAAATAAGCTTTTCAGGAATAATTTCACCTGTTTTGTAATGTCTTGCAAACATTTTTAATATTTCGGGTTCAAAAGCAAAATTTTCCAACAGTTGGGAAGGAAATTCCACCAGATCCCATTCAATACCGTTTACACCACTAACAAAATATTCGTCCACGTTGCTTAGCAGGTGATGCAATGCATGCCCCATTTCATGAAAGAGTGTCTCCACATCTCTATGTCTAAGAAGGGAAGGGTTTGTTTCAGTAGATGGCGGGAAGTTTGCTACAATAAATGCTTTTGGTAAAATTTTTTCGCCAGCTGAATTGGTGTATTTTGTTACCCAGTCGTTCATCCATGCTCCGTCTTTTTTCCCTTTTCTTGCTTCAAGATCCATGAAAAGAGTACCCTGCTCAACACCGTCAATATATAACTTGTAGCAGCGGGCTTTTTTATGCCAAAGAACAGCTTTTTCCGGTTTAAATTCAATGTTGAACAGTTTTTGCAAAAAAGTGAAAAGTCCTTCAATTACAGCATTCTTTTCAAAATACGGTCTTAATTCTTCCTCGTTGAAGTTCAGTTTCTCTTTTTTCAGTTTTTCTGAAAAATACATTAAATCGTATGACTGGAGGTTTTTTACATTATATTTCTGTGCAAATGATTGTAATTCTGCAAAATCATTTTGCGCTTTTTGTTTGCATTTTGCTGCTAAGTCCTCCTGAAACTCGATAACTTCTTCTGCTGTGCCAGCAGCTTTGTCATAGATAGATAATTCTGCAAAATTATTAAATCCGAGAATTTGCGATAATTCATATCTGAGAGTTAAAATTTCCTCTATGATATCCTCATTTTTAGGAGCCCTTGTCATAAAAGCTTTGTACATCTTTTCTCTTAGTTTACGGTCTGAGCAGTATGTCATAAATGCTATAAAACTTGGCATCTGAAGAGTGAAAATGTATTTATCACCTTCTTTTGCAGCTTGCTTTTCTGATTCCGGCATTTCACTCAATACCGATTCTTCTACTTCCATGCTGAATTTATCTGTATCATCGAGTATGTTTTGAAAGAAACTGTTGCCCAGTTCACTTAGACGAAGGTTTATCTGCCTGACACGCTCTTTTTCTTTTTCCGGTAGATGAACACCAGCGAGTCTGAAATCTCTTATCCCTTTTTCAATAACGGCTTTCTGAACTTTGCTAAGATTATTTTCTGAATTTATTTTTTCATATATTTGATAAATTTTGCCATCGAGGGAGACGTCGGTAAGAAACTCAGTCACCATCGGCAGTGTATTTTTATAAGCTTCCTGAGTTTTATTTGTATTGTTGACTGAATTCAGGTGGGATAATTTTGTGAACTCTTTATGCAAATCATGGACTATATCTGCAAATGGTCTTATGAAATTTTTGTATGATAAATCATCAGTGTTTTTTAGATTTTCCAATGCATCTTTTGCATCCTGCAATTTTTCACTAAAGTTTACCGGAAAGTTTTCAATTTCGTTTTCGTTTAACAATGTGTAATCCATCGACACCTCCTAAAAGGTGCAAAATAATCTAATAAATATAATAATTCAACTATTCTTTCAATTTGACCAATTTAACTTTTGCTGGTATTCTAAAACATGTTGAAGGGTATAAGAAAAAGATTTCTTATTTTTTTTATTCTGGCTATTTCTCTTTTGTGTCTCCTGGGATATTTTCTGTTGAAAGAAACCCGGGGTACTATTGCTAATAAATTCAGCTCAGATTATATCAAACAACATATTTCTCTGCAAAAAGAAAGAATCAGTAAATTTATCGGCAGTGAACTGATTCTGGTAAAATCACTTGCATCTTCTGAAAATATAATTGACTGGCTTAAATACGAATATAATGCATCTCTTAAAATTTCTGCAGTAAAGGAGCTGAAAAGATACAGAGGATTTTTCAAATCCGGCAGTGTTTATATAATATCCCGTGACTCGGGGCACTATTATTTAATTAATAAGCAGACAACCGGCACTTCTGTTGGCTATACAAAGTCTATTAGTCCTGGAAGCCGGGAATATGAAAAATACTTTGATTTGTTTGAGGGTAATAAAAATTACGACATTAGAGTTAATAATGAATCTGGTGATGAAAAAGCTGATCTGTGGATAAGTGCAGCTGTTTTATATAATGGCAAACCTGAAGGGGTGGTGGGCACAAAAATACAGGCTGCTGATTATCTGACAGAGATTATTGATACATCGAAAAAAGGGGTTTCTACTTTTATATTAAATAGAGAAGGGAGCATTGTTGCAGGAGCAGTAGATAATAAAACAAATTTTCCGATGGCCAAGAATATTTTTTCATCCCTTTCCTCAAATTCGCAGCTTGCATTAAAAAAAATAATGGCCGAAACTTCTGCAAATCCGGACAGTGTTCTTACCAAATCTGTAAGAATCGGCTCCGAATCCAAGACCATTGCACTGTCTTTTCTTCCTGAAACCGGCTGGTTTCTCTTGTCCTTAATAGATTTAAACGGAATATTTGCTTTAAATGATTTAATAATTCCCATTAGCTTTATTGTCATAGGAACAATTTTAATTTTTTTATTCTTTGCTCTGTATATAGACAGAAGTATTATAAAACCGGTCAGGGATCTGACGAAAGGAGCTCTCAGGATAGGAGAGGGGGACTACGATACCAAGTTTGTGATTGATGAAAATGATGAAATAGGAACTCTCAAGAGAATTTTTAACAGGATGTCAACGGAGATAAAGTTAAAATCATATATCAAGGATTTGGAAGACCGAATGTGGCAAAAATCCCGGGATCTTATAATAAGCAAAGAGAAAATTTCCTTTTTATTAAACAGTGCCGGCGAAGGTTTTCTCAGGTTCAACCCTGACATGAGGATTGACAGTGAATTTTCAAAAGAATGTTTTGATATATTTGGTGAGGATATAAGTGATAAAGACATTCATAAGCTGTTGTTTCCTGAGGACAAGGAAAATAGACAATTCTTCCAAAGGGTTGTCAATAGTATTTTTAATCAGGAAAAGAAATTCTTGAAGGAGATTATGATAGATCTGCTTCCGGCAGAAACTGAGATTAACGGCAAACACTATGCATTGAGATTCAGATTGGGTAAAAATAATACTATAGTGCTAATAATGAGAGATATTACTGAGCAGAAAAACTTAAGCCGTGAAGTGGAAGATGAAAGAAGGAAGCTTAATCTCGTTGTTGAATATGTAAAGGATGAGTATGGAGTCAGGGAGCTTATACATGATTTCCTAAATTTTTGCAAAAATATCGACTCATACAGTGTTGAAGTTGTCTACAGAAAGCTTCATACTTTTAAAGGAAATTTTTTGCAGAAAGGTTTTATTAACATTCCTGATTTTATTCATGATGAAGAAACATATGTGCAGAATTACTTTCGTAAACAACAGAATAAACTCAATATCAATACCTCAAGATTGTGCAACGCACTAAAAAAAGACACGGATATTCTCAGGGAAAATCTCGGGGCAAACGTGCTTGATAATGCAATGATTAAAGTTGATATGGAAAAACTTAAATTAATTCAACAGAAAGCAAAGCGGGTGGACACTGATTTATACAGAGAACTTTCCGAGCTTTTAAAAGTGCCTTTATCCGGATATCTTGAAGGATTCAGAAAAGTTGTGGATATGGTGGCTAAAAAGGAAGAAAAAATGGTAGACTATAATATTGCCTGTGATCCTGAACTGAAAATTTATCCTGAAGAATTCAGGAATTTTATAAATGTTTTTTATCATATTGTTGTAAATGCAGTGGTTCACGGTATAGAAAAACCAGAAATACGTGTTTCGAAAGGTAAAAGTGAGACTGGTAAGATTGACTGCAAGGCAGCAAAGATCGAAAGGTTCCTTGTGATAGAAGTGGCGGACGATGGTCAAGGTGTGGATTTGAATTATCTGGGCAAAAAAATTGGCAGAAGATTACGTGCCAATCAATATGATATACTGTTTGAGAACGGTATAACCTCAAGTGAGATGGTTGACAGCTATACTGGCAGAGGAGCCGGACTCGGTGCGGTGAAAACGGAAGTGGAGAAACTGAAAGGCTCTGTTTCCATTGACAGTAAAAAGGATGTGGGCACGAAAGTTTTTATAAAAGTACCCATGAAGGAGTAAACATGGTTAATGTGGGGTTTATGAAAATTATTGATCTGGTTACGGAAAATTGTGTTAAACTGCTGGAAGGGGAATTTAGTCTGGAGGTTTTCAAAACCACAACATATATGAAAGATGTAGTGAAAATAAATCCAGATTACCTTAATTCCTTTATCGTATTAAGGGGGTATGTGCCGTCCGTATTTGCGTTCAGCTATGAAAAAAAACTCTTTGAATTTATCTTTAAAAAATTTATTAACGGAATTGATATTGATGATAACGAGCTCGAATTGTATAAAGAGGAAAGTGCAGGGGAGATAATGAATATGATTGTAGGTAATTCTCTGAGAGATTTTAAAAGTGTAAAATCTCTTATTAAACTTTCCCCTCCGGTTGTCCACAGAGGCAGCAGAAATTTAATAAATAAAGAGGATACCGAATTTTACAGCTCAAAAATCGTAACGTCCCGGGGCAAACTGAATATATATTTATTAATAAGACCGATGACAGGAGTTAGTTATGAAGAAATTAAAAATTCTGGTCGTTGATGATTCTTCGATTATTAATAAAAAACTGATACAAATTTACGAATCACTGGGACATAAAGTGGTGGACACTGCAAAAACAGGTGAAGAGGCAATCGAAAAATATGATTCGAACAAAATTGATTTGGTCAGTATGGATATTACAATGCCGGATATGGACGGCATTGAAGCCACGAAGAAAATTCTGGATAAAAACCCGGAGGCACTTGTGATGGTTGTTACTTCGCACGGTCAGGAGCAGATGATTGTTAGTGCTATCGAGGCGGGGGCTGTTGGCTATATTTTAAAGCCCTTTAATAAAGAGCGTATAAGTGCAATGATTGATAAAATATTGGGCAACATTGGAGATTAGCTGAATTATTAATGCGAAAATATTAAATACTATATTTATTGAAAAAGTTCGGAGATATCTATGAATTCTGAAGAAAACGGTGTTTTTAAGAAACTT is from Flexistipes sinusarabici DSM 4947 and encodes:
- a CDS encoding IS5 family transposase encodes the protein MRPKKQDSTTQELLEPLLVNIIDMKHPLIQLADKIDWEYFEKEFGSLYHRNDGRPGIPMRMMVGFHYLKYTYNLSDEDVVHGWKENPYWQYFTGEKVFQTKVPINPTSMTRFRNRLKEEDLLKFLEETINTAFRSGYLNKNDVKKVAADTTVQEKNITFPTDIKLFYTMIKYLVKFSKKHEIRLKETHEYSGKKLLMKYSGYVHAKQYKRAGKAVKKMKTKMGKLYRSIERVLPEELRNSDEFQQLKLFYESLWNRSKKSKNKLYSLHSPEVECISKGKSHKRYEFGNKVGFVGTLKKNFILSCKSFHGNPYDGHTLEENLCEAKTLLGSNGTIDTILVDLGYRKHNYRGDAKVHVVPRSMKKFKVNFKRLLKRRSCVEATIGHTKRDNRMDRNYLKGKEGDKANAILAASGHNLRLILAFLLFFLKKFMDNIAKKLANFANEVFLDKKYAKIYV
- a CDS encoding response regulator; the protein is MKKLKILVVDDSSIINKKLIQIYESLGHKVVDTAKTGEEAIEKYDSNKIDLVSMDITMPDMDGIEATKKILDKNPEALVMVVTSHGQEQMIVSAIEAGAVGYILKPFNKERISAMIDKILGNIGD
- a CDS encoding HAMP domain-containing protein; its protein translation is MLKGIRKRFLIFFILAISLLCLLGYFLLKETRGTIANKFSSDYIKQHISLQKERISKFIGSELILVKSLASSENIIDWLKYEYNASLKISAVKELKRYRGFFKSGSVYIISRDSGHYYLINKQTTGTSVGYTKSISPGSREYEKYFDLFEGNKNYDIRVNNESGDEKADLWISAAVLYNGKPEGVVGTKIQAADYLTEIIDTSKKGVSTFILNREGSIVAGAVDNKTNFPMAKNIFSSLSSNSQLALKKIMAETSANPDSVLTKSVRIGSESKTIALSFLPETGWFLLSLIDLNGIFALNDLIIPISFIVIGTILIFLFFALYIDRSIIKPVRDLTKGALRIGEGDYDTKFVIDENDEIGTLKRIFNRMSTEIKLKSYIKDLEDRMWQKSRDLIISKEKISFLLNSAGEGFLRFNPDMRIDSEFSKECFDIFGEDISDKDIHKLLFPEDKENRQFFQRVVNSIFNQEKKFLKEIMIDLLPAETEINGKHYALRFRLGKNNTIVLIMRDITEQKNLSREVEDERRKLNLVVEYVKDEYGVRELIHDFLNFCKNIDSYSVEVVYRKLHTFKGNFLQKGFINIPDFIHDEETYVQNYFRKQQNKLNINTSRLCNALKKDTDILRENLGANVLDNAMIKVDMEKLKLIQQKAKRVDTDLYRELSELLKVPLSGYLEGFRKVVDMVAKKEEKMVDYNIACDPELKIYPEEFRNFINVFYHIVVNAVVHGIEKPEIRVSKGKSETGKIDCKAAKIERFLVIEVADDGQGVDLNYLGKKIGRRLRANQYDILFENGITSSEMVDSYTGRGAGLGAVKTEVEKLKGSVSIDSKKDVGTKVFIKVPMKE
- a CDS encoding M3 family metallopeptidase codes for the protein MDYTLLNENEIENFPVNFSEKLQDAKDALENLKNTDDLSYKNFIRPFADIVHDLHKEFTKLSHLNSVNNTNKTQEAYKNTLPMVTEFLTDVSLDGKIYQIYEKINSENNLSKVQKAVIEKGIRDFRLAGVHLPEKEKERVRQINLRLSELGNSFFQNILDDTDKFSMEVEESVLSEMPESEKQAAKEGDKYIFTLQMPSFIAFMTYCSDRKLREKMYKAFMTRAPKNEDIIEEILTLRYELSQILGFNNFAELSIYDKAAGTAEEVIEFQEDLAAKCKQKAQNDFAELQSFAQKYNVKNLQSYDLMYFSEKLKKEKLNFNEEELRPYFEKNAVIEGLFTFLQKLFNIEFKPEKAVLWHKKARCYKLYIDGVEQGTLFMDLEARKGKKDGAWMNDWVTKYTNSAGEKILPKAFIVANFPPSTETNPSLLRHRDVETLFHEMGHALHHLLSNVDEYFVSGVNGIEWDLVEFPSQLLENFAFEPEILKMFARHYKTGEIIPEKLICKIVDNKNFHSGMGFVRQLEFGLFDMYIHMRKMSAEGVEKTLDEVRDRVAVIKPPEYTKFQNQFAHIFAGGYAAGYYSYKWAERLSANAFYDFVNNNIFDNGFAQKFLDEVLSLGGSANFEDVYEKFSGKKIDNESLLKLHGII
- a CDS encoding chemotaxis protein CheX; translated protein: MKIIDLVTENCVKLLEGEFSLEVFKTTTYMKDVVKINPDYLNSFIVLRGYVPSVFAFSYEKKLFEFIFKKFINGIDIDDNELELYKEESAGEIMNMIVGNSLRDFKSVKSLIKLSPPVVHRGSRNLINKEDTEFYSSKIVTSRGKLNIYLLIRPMTGVSYEEIKNSGR